CGAGACCGGCCCCCCACCCGCATACAGTCCGCCGATATCCCTCCCCACCTGCGCACTTCTAGCGTGACGCCATGACCCCTCATGTCACCTCGCCCACCCTTGCCGCCGTGAAGGACGCAGACCGGAAGCACGTCTTCCATTCCTGGTCCGCCCAGGCCCTGATCGACCCGCTCGCCGTCGCCGGAGCCGAGGGGTCGCACTTCTGGGACTACGACGGCAAGCGCTTCCTCGACTTCTCCTCCCAGCTGGTCAACACCAACATCGGCCACCAGCACCCCAAGGTCGTCGCCGCGATCCAGGAACAGGCCGGCCGGCTCTGCACCCTCGCCCCCGGTTTCGCCGTCGACGTCCGCTCCGAGGCCGCACGCCTCATCGCCGAGCGGACCCCCGGCGACCTGGACAAGATCTTCTTCACCAACGGCGGCGCCGAGGCCGTCGAGAACGCCGTCCGCATGGCCCGTCTGCACACGGGCCGGCAGAAGGTGCTGTCCACCTACCGCTCGTACCACGGGGCCACCGCCGCCGCGATCAACCTGACCGGCGACCCGCGCCGCTGGCCCTCCGACACCGCCGCCGCCGGCGTCGTGCACTTCTGGGGCCCGTACCTCTACCGCTCCGCCTTCCACGCCACCACCGAGGCCGAGGAGTGCGCCCGCGCCCTCGCCCACCTCGCCGACACCATCGCCTTCGAGGGTCCGCAGACCATCGCGGCGATCATCCTGGAGAGCGTGCCCGGCACCGCCGGGATCATGACCCCGCCGCCCGGCTACCTCGCGGGCGTGCGCGAGCTCTGCGACCGCCACGGCATCGTCTTCATCCTGGACGAGGTGATGGCGGGCTTCGGCCGCACCGGCAAGTGGTTCGCGGCCGAGCACTGGGACGTCACCCCCGACCTGATCACCTTCGCCAAGGGCGTGAACAGCGGGTACGTGCCGCTCGGCGGAGTGGCCATCTCGGCCGCCATCGCCGAGACCTTCGCCACGCGCCCCTACCCGGGCGGACTGACGTACTCCGGCCACCCCCTGGCCTGCGCCGCGGCCGTCGCGACGATCAACGTCATGGAGGAGGAGGGCATCGTCGAGCACGCCGCCCACCTCGGCGAGAACGTGATCGGACCGGCGCTCGCCGAGATCGCCGAGCGGCACCCCTCGGTCGGCGAGGTCCGCGGCCTGGGCGCCTTCTGGGCCCTGGAACTCGTACGGGACAAGGAGACCCGTGAGCCGCTCGTCCCGTACAACGCGGCAGGTGCGGACAACGCGCCGATGGCCGAATTCGCGGCGGCCTGCAAGGCGTCCGGCCTGTGGCCGTTCGTCAACATGAACCGCACCCACGTCGTCCCCCCGTGCACCATCACGGAGGCGGAGGCGAAGGAGGGGCTGGCCCTGCTGGACGAGGCGCTGACGGTCGCCGACCGCCACACCGTATAACGGGTTGTAAATCCGCATACCGACCATCAACCGTTCGGTTTCGGCCGCGCTGTCTGGCCTATGGTGTCCGGAGTCCTACGACAGGAGACGGACCCCTATGCCAGGCAGCGGAGCTGTCACCCGCAACACACTTCGCCAGCAGATCGCGGACGCGCTGCGTGACGAGGTGCTCGCGGGACGCCTGCCTCCGGGAACCGAGTTCACCGTCAAGCAGATAGCCGAGCAGTACGAGGTCTCCGCGACCCCGGTGCGCGAGGCGCTCGTGGACCTCTCGGCCCAGGGGCTGCTCGAACTGGTCCAGCACCGGGGCTTCCGGGTCCGGATCCTCACCGTGGACGACTTCAG
Above is a genomic segment from Streptomyces sp. NBC_01233 containing:
- a CDS encoding aspartate aminotransferase family protein, coding for MTPHVTSPTLAAVKDADRKHVFHSWSAQALIDPLAVAGAEGSHFWDYDGKRFLDFSSQLVNTNIGHQHPKVVAAIQEQAGRLCTLAPGFAVDVRSEAARLIAERTPGDLDKIFFTNGGAEAVENAVRMARLHTGRQKVLSTYRSYHGATAAAINLTGDPRRWPSDTAAAGVVHFWGPYLYRSAFHATTEAEECARALAHLADTIAFEGPQTIAAIILESVPGTAGIMTPPPGYLAGVRELCDRHGIVFILDEVMAGFGRTGKWFAAEHWDVTPDLITFAKGVNSGYVPLGGVAISAAIAETFATRPYPGGLTYSGHPLACAAAVATINVMEEEGIVEHAAHLGENVIGPALAEIAERHPSVGEVRGLGAFWALELVRDKETREPLVPYNAAGADNAPMAEFAAACKASGLWPFVNMNRTHVVPPCTITEAEAKEGLALLDEALTVADRHTV